Proteins encoded within one genomic window of Acidobacteriota bacterium:
- the miaB gene encoding tRNA (N6-isopentenyl adenosine(37)-C2)-methylthiotransferase MiaB, producing MRACILTYGCQMNEYDTHAIQSQLAGIGYSFVDDIKDADLVLLNTCAVRGKPVDKVRSMLGVLRREKRSRKVTVGLMGCLAQLPEGQRMGTEYGVEIMLGPGAITEIVPAIEKGKVQDFEFKSELNFYMPPPPQDTLSAHVTIMRGCDHKCTYCIVPTTRGPEVSRPADDILREVEALRDAGILEVSLLGQNVNSYGLENGLGGKRRQLDGFPSFAELLRRVGQVGIPRVRFITSHPMNFSDDLIYAIAETPSVCRFIHLPVQSGSNRILRRMAREYTREFYLERIALMRKLLPDMVISTDMIVGFPGETEEDFQETLSLYDEVGYDMAYMFIYSEREGTPAARHFEDMPQRVKSERIMRLVDKQKDWSLRRYREWIGREVEVLVKGDAFQEEEFVQGHTRGNHVMMVSRQIASRPGIYRVQVTHATPHRLYAEAAPRDSIESWLGSEMVCPS from the coding sequence GTGAGAGCCTGTATTTTGACCTACGGGTGTCAAATGAACGAATATGACACCCATGCAATTCAATCCCAACTGGCCGGGATTGGATACTCTTTTGTAGATGACATTAAAGATGCCGATCTGGTATTGCTCAATACCTGTGCCGTGCGTGGCAAGCCGGTGGACAAAGTCCGCTCGATGCTCGGGGTCTTACGCCGCGAAAAACGGTCACGAAAGGTGACGGTCGGATTGATGGGGTGCCTGGCACAACTCCCCGAAGGCCAGCGAATGGGCACCGAATATGGCGTGGAGATTATGCTTGGACCAGGAGCAATTACCGAAATCGTCCCGGCGATTGAAAAAGGCAAGGTTCAGGATTTTGAATTCAAATCTGAATTAAACTTCTACATGCCGCCGCCGCCTCAGGATACCCTCTCAGCCCACGTGACCATCATGCGCGGTTGTGATCACAAATGTACCTATTGCATTGTTCCGACCACGCGCGGCCCGGAGGTTTCTCGACCGGCGGATGATATCCTGCGCGAAGTCGAAGCATTGCGCGATGCTGGCATCCTCGAAGTCAGCCTGCTTGGGCAAAATGTCAATAGTTATGGGTTGGAAAATGGCCTCGGTGGGAAACGCCGACAACTGGACGGATTTCCTTCATTTGCGGAGTTGCTGCGTCGGGTTGGGCAAGTTGGGATTCCACGGGTCCGGTTCATCACCAGTCACCCAATGAATTTCTCAGACGACTTGATTTATGCGATTGCTGAAACGCCATCGGTCTGTCGGTTTATCCATTTGCCGGTCCAGTCGGGTTCGAATCGAATCCTGCGGCGAATGGCTCGTGAATACACCCGTGAATTTTATCTTGAGCGCATTGCCCTGATGCGCAAGTTGTTGCCGGATATGGTGATTTCGACAGATATGATTGTCGGATTCCCCGGTGAAACCGAAGAAGATTTTCAGGAAACACTCTCGCTTTATGATGAAGTGGGCTATGACATGGCCTATATGTTTATCTACTCTGAGCGCGAGGGCACCCCGGCAGCCCGCCACTTTGAGGATATGCCTCAACGAGTCAAATCTGAACGAATCATGCGACTGGTGGATAAACAAAAAGACTGGAGTCTCAGGCGATATCGTGAGTGGATTGGCCGGGAAGTCGAAGTCCTGGTCAAAGGCGATGCATTCCAGGAAGAAGAATTTGTCCAGGGCCATACGCGCGGCAATCACGTGATGATGGTTTCGCGCCAGATTGCCTCACGACCTGGGATCTACCGGGTACAGGTCACCCATGCGACTCCGCACCGCCTGTATGCCGAAGCCGCACCACGAGACTCAATCGAATCCTGGCTCGGATCAGAAATGGTGTGCCCCAGCTAA